Proteins encoded by one window of Polyodon spathula isolate WHYD16114869_AA chromosome 16, ASM1765450v1, whole genome shotgun sequence:
- the LOC121329158 gene encoding dolichyl-diphosphooligosaccharide--protein glycosyltransferase 48 kDa subunit-like, whose product MAAAGVCMRGGLGSAESGSTGRRFCGARHRFHKLGANFHLVLLLVLATLHGALADGRTLVLLDNVNIKDTHSVFFRSLADRGFDLSFKTADDPGLSLIKYGQFLYEHLIIFSPSVEDFGGNINVETITAFIDGGGNVLVAASSDIGDPLRELGSECGIEFDEEKTAVIDHHNYDISDPGEHTLIVADPESLMKTPTITGPPTGKPILFKGVGMVADPDNPLVLDILTGSSTAYSYFPDRPITQYPHAVGKNNLLIAGLQARNNARVVFSGSLDFFSDAFFSSAVQKATPGSERHAQNGNLELAVALSRWVFKEEGVLRVGAVSHHPVGETTPPSAYTITDLVEYSIVIEKLSEGKWVPFDGDDIQLEFVRIDPFVRTYLKKKGGKYSVQFKLPDVYGVFQFKVDYNRLGYTHLYSSTQVSVRPLQHTQYERFIPSAFPYYASVFSMMGGLFIFSIVFLHMKEKEKSE is encoded by the exons ATGGCGGCTGCAGGAGTGTGCATGAGAGGCGGGCTCGGTTCTGCAGAGTCTGGTTCCACTGGCCGGAGGTTCTGTGGAGCTCGGCACCGGTTTCACAAGCTAGGGGCAAACTTCCACCTCGTCCTTCTCCTGGTTCTGGCCACGTTGCACGGAGCGCTCGCCGATGGCAGGACTCTGGTGCTGCTGGACAACGTCAACATTAAGGACACACATTCAGTCTTCTTCCGCAGCCTCGCCG ACCGAGGGTTTGATCTCTCCTTCAAGACTGCTGATGATCCTGGTCTCTCTCTTATTAAATATGGACAGTTCCTGTATGAACACCTCATCATCTTTTCCCCATCTGTTGAAG ATTTTGGTGGAAACATAAATGTGGAGACCATCACTGCCTTCATTGATGGAGGAGGAAATGTCCTCGTTGCTGCCAGTTCAGACATTG GTGATCCTCTGAGGGAGCTGGGCAGTGAGTGTGGGATTGAGTTTGATGAAGAGAAAACTGCCGTCATTGACCATCACAACTATGATATCTCTGACCCCGGAGAG CACACCCTGATCGTAGCGGACCCAGAGAGCCTGATGAAGACTCCCACCATTACTGGACCACCTACCGGGAAACCCATCCTGTTCAAGGGGGTTGG CATGGTGGCAGACCCAGATAACCCTCTTGTATTGGATATCCTAACTGGCTCATCAACCGCATACTCCTACTTCCCTGACCGACCAATCACACAG TATCCTCATGCAGTTGGAAAGAACAACCTCCTGATCGCTGGCCTTCAAGCACGCAACAACGCCCGCGTCGTCTTCAGCGGCTCCCTGGATTTCTTCAGTGATGCCTTCTTCAGCTCAGCTGTGCAGAAGGCCACGCCGGGCTCAGAGAG GCACGCCCAGAATGGGAACCTGGAGCTGGCAGTGGCCCTGTCGCGCTGGGTGTTCAAGGAGGAAGGAGTGCTGCGAGTGGGGGCTGTCTCTCACCACCCTGTCGGGGAGACCACACCCCCCAGTGCCTACACCATCACCGACCTTGTG GAGTACAGCATTGTGATTGAGAAGCTGTCTGAAGGGAAATGGGTCCCCTTTGATGGAGATGATATCCAGCTGGAGTTTGTCCGAATCGATCCTTTCGTCAGGACCTACCTCAAGAAGAAAG GTGGGAAGTACAGTGTACAGTTCAAGCTCCCCGATGTCTATGGGGTCTTCCAGTTTAAAGTGGATTACAACAGACTGGGATACACTCACCTCTACTCCTCAACACAG GTGTCAGTGCGCCCCCTGCAGCACACCCAGTACGAGCGCTTCATCCCCTCAGCCTTTCCATACTATGCCAGCGTCTTCTCTATGATGGGCGGCCTCTTCATCTTCAGCATTGTCTTCCTGCACATGAAAGAGAAGGAGAAATCTGAGTAG